Proteins co-encoded in one Enterobacter sp. R4-368 genomic window:
- a CDS encoding ABC transporter substrate-binding protein: protein MDKKFTVLAVALAALFSGAALAAVPQGYPADYQKIVDAGTKEGKVVIYSTTDTKAAGPLIKGFEAQYPGIKVEYNDMNSTELYNRYLSEQASGGGSGDVVWSSSMDTALKLATDYAAEYASPELDKLPKWAVWEKKAYGTTYEPVIFIYNKRLIPAGDVPDSHTALGKLIASQTDKFKNKVTTYDIEKSGLGFMLAVEDSKHDKDYFTHLADVAKGGLTVQSSTGTMMERVSSGENLIGYNILGSYAEARAKGDNSLGISYPKDYVLVLSRVSFISAEAEHSNAAKLWFDYVLSEKGQSILANQADIPSLRNDIEGKNDIDGMTKQLGDALKPIAVDESLLEYLEPKKRLEFIKQWRAAAAK, encoded by the coding sequence ATGGATAAGAAATTCACTGTTCTGGCCGTGGCGCTGGCGGCGCTGTTTTCCGGCGCTGCGCTGGCTGCCGTGCCTCAGGGGTACCCGGCGGATTACCAGAAAATCGTAGACGCCGGAACCAAAGAAGGCAAAGTTGTTATTTATTCCACTACCGATACCAAAGCCGCAGGCCCGCTGATCAAGGGATTCGAGGCGCAGTATCCGGGCATAAAAGTGGAATATAACGATATGAACAGTACCGAACTGTACAACCGTTATCTTAGCGAACAGGCTTCCGGCGGCGGCAGTGGCGATGTGGTCTGGAGTTCCTCTATGGATACCGCGCTGAAGCTGGCCACCGACTATGCGGCTGAATACGCGTCGCCCGAGCTGGATAAACTGCCCAAGTGGGCGGTCTGGGAGAAAAAAGCCTATGGCACCACCTATGAGCCGGTGATCTTTATCTATAACAAACGCCTGATCCCGGCGGGCGACGTACCGGATTCGCACACCGCGCTTGGCAAACTTATCGCCAGCCAGACCGACAAATTCAAAAATAAAGTCACCACCTACGATATCGAAAAATCGGGGCTTGGTTTTATGCTCGCGGTTGAAGACAGCAAGCACGACAAAGACTATTTCACCCATCTGGCGGATGTGGCGAAGGGCGGTTTAACCGTGCAATCCTCCACCGGCACGATGATGGAGCGCGTCTCTTCCGGCGAAAATCTGATTGGCTACAACATTCTGGGCTCCTACGCCGAAGCGCGCGCGAAGGGGGATAACTCGCTGGGCATCTCCTACCCGAAAGATTACGTGCTGGTGCTGTCGCGCGTGTCGTTTATCAGCGCTGAAGCAGAGCACAGCAACGCCGCGAAACTGTGGTTTGACTATGTGCTGTCGGAAAAAGGGCAGAGCATTCTCGCTAACCAGGCGGATATCCCCTCGCTGCGTAACGATATTGAAGGCAAAAACGACATCGATGGCATGACCAAACAGCTGGGCGACGCACTGAAGCCGATTGCGGTGGATGAGTCGCTGCTGGAGTATCTGGAGCCGAAAAAACGTCTGGAATTTATTAAACAATGGCGCGCTGCTGCCGCTAAATAA
- a CDS encoding DUF3592 domain-containing protein, with protein sequence MSYFVFIFIVALAAFLLYYALRWVRQLFIEAHVMKHGIGANADIIALKRTNWMDRRSVYCELVLRFRTREGQLVQASVFQFLDSREIVRFAEGNGTTVKYDPQNPQHIILYDRPLILGD encoded by the coding sequence ATGTCTTATTTCGTTTTTATCTTCATTGTCGCCCTGGCGGCGTTTCTGCTTTATTACGCGCTGCGCTGGGTTCGCCAGCTCTTTATCGAAGCCCATGTGATGAAACACGGTATCGGTGCGAATGCGGATATTATTGCCCTTAAACGCACCAACTGGATGGACAGGCGCTCTGTCTATTGTGAACTGGTGTTGCGCTTCAGAACCCGCGAGGGGCAACTGGTGCAGGCGAGCGTGTTTCAGTTCCTGGATAGCCGTGAAATTGTGCGGTTTGCCGAGGGCAACGGCACGACCGTGAAGTACGATCCGCAAAATCCGCAGCACATTATCTTATATGACCGCCCGTTAATTTTAGGGGATTAA
- a CDS encoding ABC transporter ATP-binding protein: protein MIELAVENLHLTYGDNAVLKGVSMELKRGEVVSLLGPSGSGKTTLLRAVAGLEKPTHGRITIGNNVVYDGTPRSEVPAEERNLGLVFQSYALWPHKTVFENVAYPLKLRKVSTAEINTRVQTVLDQLGLGTLGKRHPHQLSGGQQQRVAIGRALVYNPPVILLDEPLSNLDAKLREEARVFLRELIVKLGLSALMVTHDQNEAMAISDRILLLNNGVIEQQGTPQEMYATPSTLFTAEFMGSNNRLHGKVSEVSNGRARIEGANWALWGVAGPGVRAGQDCTAVIRVESLRLADSPQDNSLDLPMLTSMYLGDRWEYLFRTSGDDFAIRVYGTQQRNQQNYRVVLPAEQLWIFPQKS, encoded by the coding sequence ATGATTGAGCTGGCGGTAGAAAACCTGCATCTGACCTACGGTGATAACGCGGTGCTTAAAGGCGTCTCAATGGAGCTGAAACGCGGCGAAGTGGTGTCGCTGCTTGGCCCTTCCGGCAGCGGCAAAACCACGCTGCTGCGCGCTGTCGCCGGGCTGGAAAAACCAACCCACGGGCGGATCACCATTGGTAATAACGTGGTATACGACGGTACGCCGCGTAGTGAAGTGCCGGCAGAGGAACGCAATCTTGGCCTGGTGTTCCAGTCCTACGCATTGTGGCCGCATAAAACGGTGTTCGAGAATGTCGCTTACCCGCTCAAGCTGCGCAAAGTGAGTACGGCGGAAATCAACACCCGCGTGCAAACCGTGCTGGATCAGCTTGGGCTGGGTACGCTTGGCAAGCGCCATCCGCACCAGCTTTCCGGCGGCCAGCAGCAGCGTGTGGCGATTGGCCGGGCGCTGGTCTACAACCCGCCGGTGATTTTGCTCGATGAACCGCTTTCCAACCTCGATGCCAAGCTGCGTGAAGAGGCGAGGGTTTTCCTGCGCGAACTGATTGTCAAACTGGGGCTATCGGCGCTGATGGTGACGCACGATCAGAATGAAGCGATGGCGATTTCCGACCGCATTTTGTTGCTCAACAACGGGGTGATTGAGCAGCAAGGTACGCCGCAGGAGATGTACGCCACGCCGTCGACGCTGTTTACCGCCGAGTTTATGGGCAGCAACAACCGGCTGCACGGCAAGGTGAGCGAAGTCAGTAACGGCAGGGCGAGGATTGAAGGGGCAAACTGGGCGCTGTGGGGCGTTGCCGGGCCGGGCGTACGCGCGGGCCAGGATTGCACGGCGGTGATCCGCGTCGAAAGCCTGCGACTGGCGGACTCGCCGCAGGATAACTCGCTGGATTTGCCCATGCTCACCAGCATGTATCTGGGCGATCGCTGGGAGTACCTGTTCCGCACCTCCGGCGATGATTTCGCGATCCGTGTTTACGGCACCCAGCAGCGCAACCAGCAAAACTACCGCGTGGTGCTGCCTGCTGAACAGCTGTGGATCTTCCCGCAAAAAAGTTAA
- a CDS encoding sigma-70 family RNA polymerase sigma factor, giving the protein MEKNEAARDEWPQLMALAQSGDSQAYTRLLKALVPVIRSLARKHIADEELVEDVIQDVLLTVHRVRHTYDPGAPFLPWLMAIANARAVDALRKRGRHQQREIASETDIPLLATSMEPPSHDELAVLLNQLPARQREVVEHVHLREMTLAETATQQNLTVAAVKSLLHRALSNLRRLGAHHGRS; this is encoded by the coding sequence ATGGAAAAAAATGAGGCAGCGCGCGACGAATGGCCGCAGCTGATGGCGCTGGCGCAGTCCGGCGACAGTCAGGCCTATACGCGGCTGCTCAAAGCGCTGGTGCCGGTTATCCGCTCGCTTGCGCGCAAACATATCGCCGACGAGGAGCTGGTGGAAGATGTGATTCAGGATGTGCTGCTCACCGTACACCGGGTGCGGCACACCTACGATCCGGGCGCACCTTTTCTGCCATGGCTGATGGCGATAGCCAACGCCCGCGCGGTGGATGCCCTGCGCAAACGCGGTCGCCACCAGCAGCGCGAAATCGCCAGCGAGACGGATATTCCCCTGCTTGCCACCAGCATGGAACCGCCATCACACGACGAGCTGGCAGTGCTGCTGAATCAGCTTCCTGCGCGCCAGCGGGAGGTGGTTGAACATGTTCACCTGCGCGAAATGACGCTGGCAGAAACCGCGACACAGCAAAATTTGACGGTCGCCGCCGTGAAATCCCTGCTGCATCGCGCCCTGAGCAACCTTCGTCGGTTAGGAGCACACCATGGCCGATCATGA
- the phnE gene encoding phosphonate ABC transporter, permease protein PhnE: protein MTNWQAVPNVELSRKLNRKLFQAQGRYLRRLGLITLAVLLYYVWFFMQFGIPVEQALTGMQQIGRYILRMFVWHDFLNWPFGYYFTQIGITLAIVFAGTTTATLFALLLSFFAARNIMKGGIAGVIAFFVRRLFDMLRGIDMAIWGLIFVRAVGLGPLAGVLAIIMQDTGLLGRLYAESHEAVDRSPGRGLTAVGAGGLQKHRFSTFTQSFPTFLALSLYQIESNTRSAAVLGFVGAGGIGLIYAENMRLWNWDVVMFITVILVVVVMLMDSASAWLRRRYITGKTVPLFKPE, encoded by the coding sequence ATGACCAACTGGCAAGCCGTACCGAATGTGGAATTGAGCCGCAAATTAAACCGAAAACTGTTCCAGGCGCAGGGGCGTTATCTGCGCCGCCTCGGGCTTATCACCCTTGCCGTGCTGCTCTATTACGTGTGGTTCTTTATGCAGTTCGGCATTCCTGTTGAACAGGCGCTGACCGGCATGCAGCAAATCGGGCGCTATATTTTGCGCATGTTCGTCTGGCATGATTTCCTCAACTGGCCGTTTGGTTACTACTTCACGCAGATTGGCATTACGCTGGCGATTGTCTTTGCCGGCACAACGACCGCCACACTATTCGCGCTGTTGTTGTCGTTTTTTGCCGCGCGCAACATCATGAAAGGCGGCATTGCGGGCGTTATCGCTTTTTTCGTGCGCCGCCTGTTCGATATGTTGCGCGGCATTGATATGGCGATCTGGGGGCTGATTTTTGTGCGCGCCGTCGGGCTTGGTCCGCTTGCCGGGGTGCTGGCGATCATCATGCAGGACACCGGCTTGCTCGGCCGGCTGTACGCCGAAAGCCACGAAGCGGTGGATCGCTCGCCAGGGCGCGGCTTAACCGCCGTGGGCGCGGGCGGTTTGCAGAAACACCGCTTCAGCACTTTTACCCAATCCTTCCCGACATTTCTGGCGCTGAGCCTGTATCAAATTGAGTCCAACACCCGCTCGGCAGCGGTGCTCGGTTTTGTTGGCGCGGGCGGGATTGGTTTGATTTACGCCGAGAATATGCGGTTGTGGAACTGGGATGTGGTGATGTTTATCACCGTGATTCTGGTGGTGGTAGTGATGCTGATGGATAGCGCGTCGGCCTGGCTGCGCCGACGCTATATTACCGGCAAGACAGTGCCGCTGTTTAAACCCGAGTAA
- a CDS encoding iron ABC transporter permease — translation MNSVRRKWQGLPRGVIVLITALVIYIPLLFIVVQSFLSAPFFVRSKELSLEAFEFIFTDPDFYLALKSGFILAFGLVFIAIPLGGILAFLMVRTDLPGRRFIEPLILVPIFVSPMVLGFGYVVAAGPVGFFSRWAQELIGFVPWNIYSMFSIVVIAGLTHVPHAYLYISSALRSVGSDVEEAARTVGASPLQVMTSVSLPMVRPSILYACVLLFFLGLEVFGLMLVLGDPEGNMVLATYLYKLTNKLGTPSYHLMAAVAVVLICITIPLVMLQRRLMRTANRFVTMKGKASQARALPLGKWRWVAGAVVVAWLTVTIGVPLIGVVLRAFISNWGVGVSLWDEVSLDTFRNIWQQPNLLRAIVNSMAIGIFGGALAVICYLFVGIAMHRKQDNVTRFLDYSVLVPRAVPGLLAGLAFLWVFLFLPMWLDQSLKNGWLSGLPVAEWLRENLIVWLRSLRNTIFSVWLAYTVVWMAYGLRLISSTLLQVGPELEEAARSTGATSGQVTRHVTVPLSRYGLIGSWLLMFLIFEREYSTGVYLLSPGTETIGSMLVSLWAAGAIDIVAALSFINILLVVIGLGVALRFGVKLHD, via the coding sequence ATGAATAGTGTGCGCAGAAAATGGCAGGGGTTGCCGCGCGGCGTCATTGTGTTAATTACCGCGCTGGTTATCTATATCCCGCTGTTATTTATTGTGGTGCAGAGTTTTCTCTCGGCGCCCTTTTTTGTCCGCTCCAAGGAACTGAGTCTCGAAGCCTTCGAGTTTATCTTTACCGATCCGGATTTTTATCTGGCGCTGAAGTCCGGCTTTATCCTCGCTTTTGGCCTGGTGTTTATCGCTATTCCACTGGGCGGCATTCTGGCGTTTTTGATGGTGCGCACCGATTTACCGGGCCGCCGTTTTATTGAGCCGCTGATCCTCGTGCCTATTTTTGTCTCGCCGATGGTGCTCGGCTTTGGCTACGTGGTGGCCGCCGGGCCGGTGGGCTTTTTCTCGCGCTGGGCGCAGGAGTTAATCGGCTTTGTGCCATGGAACATCTATTCGATGTTCAGCATCGTGGTGATTGCCGGACTAACGCACGTCCCGCACGCTTATCTCTATATCTCCTCGGCGCTGCGCAGCGTCGGTTCTGACGTGGAAGAAGCCGCACGAACGGTTGGCGCTTCGCCGTTGCAGGTGATGACTTCTGTCAGCCTGCCGATGGTGCGCCCGTCAATTTTGTACGCCTGCGTTCTGCTGTTCTTCCTTGGGCTGGAGGTGTTCGGCCTGATGCTGGTGCTGGGTGACCCGGAAGGCAACATGGTGCTGGCGACCTACCTGTATAAACTGACCAATAAACTGGGCACGCCCTCTTACCACCTGATGGCAGCGGTGGCGGTGGTGCTGATTTGTATCACTATTCCGCTGGTGATGCTGCAACGCCGCCTGATGCGCACCGCCAACCGTTTTGTCACCATGAAAGGCAAAGCCTCGCAGGCGCGGGCGCTGCCGCTGGGTAAATGGCGCTGGGTCGCCGGTGCGGTGGTGGTAGCCTGGTTGACGGTCACCATCGGCGTGCCGTTGATTGGCGTCGTGCTGCGGGCGTTTATCTCCAACTGGGGGGTTGGCGTTTCCCTGTGGGATGAAGTGTCGCTCGATACCTTCCGCAATATCTGGCAGCAACCCAACCTGCTGCGCGCCATTGTCAACTCGATGGCGATTGGCATTTTTGGTGGCGCGCTGGCGGTGATCTGTTATCTGTTTGTCGGCATTGCCATGCACCGCAAGCAGGATAACGTGACGCGGTTTCTTGATTACAGCGTCCTGGTTCCCCGCGCCGTACCTGGGCTGCTGGCCGGTCTGGCATTTTTGTGGGTATTCCTGTTTTTACCGATGTGGCTCGATCAGTCGCTAAAAAACGGCTGGCTTTCCGGGTTGCCGGTGGCCGAGTGGCTGCGCGAAAACCTGATTGTCTGGCTGCGCTCGCTGCGTAACACCATCTTTAGCGTCTGGCTGGCCTACACCGTGGTGTGGATGGCTTACGGCCTGCGGCTTATCTCCTCCACGCTGTTGCAGGTCGGGCCGGAACTGGAAGAGGCGGCGCGCAGCACGGGGGCGACAAGTGGGCAAGTAACCCGCCATGTGACGGTGCCGCTGTCGCGTTATGGCCTGATTGGCTCCTGGCTATTGATGTTCCTGATTTTTGAGCGCGAATACTCAACCGGCGTTTATCTGCTCTCGCCCGGGACGGAAACCATCGGCTCGATGCTGGTGTCGCTGTGGGCGGCAGGGGCGATTGATATTGTCGCCGCGCTGTCGTTTATCAATATTCTGCTGGTGGTCATTGGTCTTGGTGTGGCCCTGCGCTTTGGAGTGAAATTACATGATTGA
- the phnC gene encoding phosphonate ABC transporter ATP-binding protein: MNSALAEISEDHYSSLHQLNTVPKQKVLSVKNLRKAYNAHQTVLHDISLDLHSGEMVGVIGRSGAGKSTLLHVLNGTHSATSGEILSFPEVGTPRDVTHLKGRALNQWRSQCGMIFQDFCLVPRLDVLTNVLLGRLSQTSTLKSLFKVFTDEDRARAIALLEWLNMLPHALQRAETLSGGQMQRVAICRALIQNPSLLLADEPVASLDPKNTQRIMGVLREVSEQGISVMVNLHSVELVKEYCTRVIGVSQGRIIFDDHPSRLTQDVLQVLYGDEISQLH; encoded by the coding sequence ATGAACAGCGCGTTGGCAGAAATCTCTGAAGACCACTATTCGTCTCTGCATCAATTAAACACGGTGCCGAAGCAAAAGGTGCTGAGCGTGAAGAACTTGCGTAAAGCCTATAACGCGCACCAGACCGTGCTGCACGACATCAGTTTAGATCTGCACAGCGGTGAGATGGTCGGCGTGATTGGACGCTCCGGCGCAGGGAAATCCACGTTGCTGCATGTACTAAACGGCACGCACAGCGCCACCTCTGGCGAAATTTTAAGTTTCCCGGAAGTGGGTACGCCGCGCGATGTCACCCATCTGAAAGGTCGTGCGCTTAATCAGTGGCGCAGCCAGTGCGGCATGATTTTCCAGGACTTCTGCCTGGTGCCGCGCCTCGACGTGCTGACCAATGTGCTGCTCGGCAGGCTGAGCCAGACGTCGACGCTGAAATCCCTGTTTAAAGTCTTTACCGATGAAGACCGCGCCAGAGCAATCGCTTTGCTGGAGTGGCTGAACATGCTGCCGCATGCCTTACAGCGGGCGGAAACGCTTTCCGGCGGTCAGATGCAGCGTGTCGCCATTTGCCGCGCGTTGATCCAAAACCCCTCTCTTTTACTGGCGGACGAACCTGTCGCTTCGCTGGATCCGAAAAATACCCAGCGCATCATGGGCGTATTACGCGAAGTGAGCGAACAAGGCATCAGTGTGATGGTGAACCTGCACTCCGTGGAGCTGGTGAAAGAGTATTGCACCCGCGTTATCGGCGTTTCCCAGGGACGGATCATTTTTGACGATCATCCCTCCCGGTTAACGCAGGACGTGCTGCAGGTGCTGTACGGCGATGAAATCAGTCAATTGCATTAA
- the phnD gene encoding phosphonate ABC transporter substrate-binding protein has translation MKKHISGALRLSALMTGLLLAWQAAAAEQPKELNLGILGGQNATQQIGDNQCVKEFLDKELSVDTKLRNSSDYSGVIQGLLGGKVDVVLSMSPSSYASVYINNPKAVDIVGIAVDDKDQSRGYHSVVIVKADSPYKKLEDLKGKAFGFADPDSTSGYLIPNYAFKQKFGGNADNKYNNYFSSVTFSGGHEQDILGVLNGQFAGAVTWTSMVGDYNSGYSVGAFNRLIRMDHPNLMKEIRIIWESPLIPNGPILVSNSLPADFKAKVITAVKKLDTDNHACFVKAMGGTQHIGPGSVDDFKQIIEMKRELVTAR, from the coding sequence ATGAAAAAGCATATTTCTGGCGCATTACGTTTATCGGCATTGATGACAGGTCTTCTGCTGGCATGGCAGGCGGCTGCCGCGGAGCAGCCGAAGGAATTAAATCTGGGGATTTTGGGCGGCCAGAACGCAACCCAACAAATTGGTGATAACCAGTGCGTGAAAGAGTTTCTGGATAAAGAGCTCAGCGTGGATACCAAGCTGCGCAATTCGTCTGATTATTCGGGCGTGATTCAGGGTCTGTTGGGCGGAAAAGTCGACGTGGTGCTGAGCATGTCCCCCTCCTCTTACGCATCCGTGTATATCAATAACCCGAAAGCCGTGGATATCGTCGGGATCGCGGTGGATGACAAAGATCAATCGCGCGGTTACCACTCGGTGGTGATCGTGAAAGCCGACAGCCCGTACAAAAAACTGGAAGATCTGAAAGGTAAAGCGTTTGGCTTCGCCGATCCGGATTCCACTTCCGGTTACCTGATCCCGAACTACGCCTTCAAACAGAAGTTTGGCGGTAACGCGGACAATAAATACAACAACTACTTCTCCAGCGTCACCTTCTCCGGTGGTCACGAGCAAGATATCCTCGGCGTGCTGAACGGCCAGTTCGCGGGCGCTGTCACCTGGACCTCGATGGTCGGCGATTACAACTCAGGCTACAGCGTCGGGGCGTTTAACCGTCTGATCCGCATGGATCACCCGAACCTGATGAAAGAGATCCGCATCATCTGGGAATCGCCGCTGATCCCAAACGGCCCGATTCTGGTGAGCAACAGCCTGCCGGCGGATTTCAAAGCCAAAGTGATTACCGCAGTTAAAAAACTCGATACCGATAACCACGCCTGCTTCGTGAAAGCGATGGGCGGTACGCAGCATATCGGCCCGGGCAGCGTGGATGACTTTAAGCAGATTATCGAGATGAAACGCGAACTGGTTACCGCACGCTAA
- the phnE gene encoding phosphonate ABC transporter, permease protein PhnE, with protein sequence MNMSNTQFEHYYQQVRMRQKRDTVAWSLVLLALYFAAGNAAEFNLATIWHSLPNFMDYMLETVPTLHWPVLFADSHTKGSLAYWGYRLPIQLPLIWETLQLALAATLVSFAIAAVLAFLAAGNTWSPPPVRFAVRTLVAFLRTMPELAWAVIFVMAFGIGAIPGFLALALHTVGSLTKLFYEAVESTHDRPVRGLASCGATRLQRIRFALWPQVKPIFLSYGFMRLEINFRSSTILGLVGAGGIGQELMTNIKLDRYDQVSITLLLIIIVVFVLDTLSGRLRQWVLEGKK encoded by the coding sequence ATGAATATGTCGAATACGCAGTTTGAGCACTACTATCAGCAAGTCCGAATGCGCCAGAAGCGCGACACTGTCGCCTGGTCGCTGGTGCTGCTGGCGCTCTATTTCGCCGCCGGTAACGCGGCAGAATTCAATCTCGCCACCATCTGGCACTCGCTGCCGAACTTTATGGATTACATGCTGGAAACAGTGCCGACGCTGCACTGGCCGGTGCTGTTTGCCGACAGCCACACCAAAGGCTCGCTGGCGTACTGGGGCTACCGTTTGCCGATCCAGCTCCCGCTGATTTGGGAAACCCTGCAACTGGCGCTGGCCGCAACGCTGGTTTCATTCGCCATTGCCGCCGTGCTGGCTTTTCTGGCGGCGGGCAACACCTGGTCTCCGCCGCCGGTACGTTTTGCCGTGCGTACGCTGGTCGCATTTTTGCGTACCATGCCGGAACTGGCGTGGGCGGTGATCTTCGTGATGGCGTTTGGCATCGGGGCGATCCCCGGTTTTCTGGCACTGGCGCTGCACACCGTTGGCAGCCTGACCAAGCTGTTTTATGAAGCGGTTGAGAGCACGCATGACAGACCTGTGCGCGGGCTGGCCTCCTGCGGCGCGACACGTTTGCAACGCATTCGCTTCGCGCTGTGGCCGCAGGTGAAACCAATTTTTCTCTCTTATGGCTTTATGCGCCTCGAAATTAACTTTCGCTCCTCGACCATTCTTGGCCTGGTCGGTGCGGGCGGCATCGGCCAGGAGCTGATGACCAACATCAAACTCGACCGTTACGATCAGGTCAGCATCACATTGTTGCTGATTATTATCGTCGTTTTCGTGCTCGATACGCTCTCTGGCCGCTTGCGCCAGTGGGTGCTGGAGGGGAAAAAATGA
- a CDS encoding DUF1109 domain-containing protein, with translation MADHELLIEQLGRSIAPVKRPFQPGWRALSWVALALPCGVIAGFVLNRTLTDWSQPGAWWALMQLLLTFIAGTLAVRNAFLLSIAGRNALGWKWFTPLAALWLAGTFSNLHLHRVLPVSTAVEGPNCYLFMVTVSTPMVLIVIAYLRRTRTLFPARSLAAAGAGVACMALTLLALCHPTHISLADLMLHIAAFSTIMLATIALGYKWVSLP, from the coding sequence ATGGCCGATCATGAACTGTTAATTGAACAACTGGGGCGCTCCATCGCCCCGGTAAAACGCCCCTTCCAGCCGGGCTGGCGGGCGCTAAGCTGGGTGGCGCTCGCGCTGCCCTGCGGGGTTATAGCGGGTTTCGTGCTCAACCGCACGCTAACCGACTGGTCGCAGCCTGGTGCGTGGTGGGCGCTGATGCAGTTGCTGCTGACGTTTATCGCCGGGACGCTGGCGGTGCGTAACGCGTTTTTGTTGAGCATCGCCGGACGCAACGCGCTGGGCTGGAAATGGTTTACACCGCTGGCGGCACTGTGGCTTGCCGGTACGTTCAGTAATCTGCATCTGCACCGCGTGTTGCCGGTAAGTACGGCGGTCGAAGGGCCAAACTGTTATTTGTTTATGGTGACGGTCAGCACGCCGATGGTATTGATAGTGATTGCTTACCTGCGCCGCACGCGCACGCTTTTCCCGGCGCGCAGCCTGGCGGCCGCAGGCGCGGGCGTCGCCTGCATGGCGCTGACGTTGCTTGCCCTTTGCCACCCGACGCACATCAGCCTGGCGGATTTGATGCTGCATATCGCCGCCTTTAGCACCATTATGCTGGCAACGATAGCGCTGGGCTACAAATGGGTGTCACTGCCGTAA
- a CDS encoding cytochrome c biogenesis protein CcdA encodes MLTAMLAAFAGGIILNFMPCVFPIISLKALGLLRHTQRPAQTRKEGLGFLLGCVLTMLALAGVLLALRAGGTAVGWGFQLQSPLVIAFLALVILGAALNLLGVFEIGLSVQRAGELTIERGAFLRAALTGALSIIVATPCAAPFMAGAIGYALVQPPAVALAIFVALALGFTAPFTLISLFPALGKWLPRPGAWMNTLKRGLAFPMFGAFGWLVWVLAQQAGTTALAAILAAAVVVSFAAWLYGMVQQRRFAGRGHKVLFALTAALLLAAIVPLPSVVQSGAPLTASNTVEEVKWSPQTVADNRGHGKAIFVNFTASWCITCQVNEKTSLSTQAVKEALAKTGTLYMVADSTNFNADIDDALNELGQGSLPLYVVYPADGSAPHILPQVLTPSIVVNALTQASGKKT; translated from the coding sequence ATGTTAACCGCCATGCTCGCCGCCTTCGCAGGCGGCATTATTCTCAACTTTATGCCCTGCGTGTTTCCCATCATTTCGCTGAAAGCGCTGGGGCTGCTGCGACATACGCAACGTCCGGCGCAAACCCGCAAAGAGGGGCTCGGTTTTTTACTCGGCTGTGTGCTGACCATGCTGGCGCTTGCGGGCGTGTTGCTGGCGTTACGCGCCGGGGGAACCGCCGTGGGCTGGGGCTTTCAGTTGCAATCTCCGCTGGTGATCGCCTTTCTGGCGCTGGTTATTCTTGGTGCGGCACTCAATTTGCTCGGCGTGTTTGAGATCGGTCTGTCGGTACAACGCGCCGGTGAGTTGACCATAGAACGCGGGGCATTTCTGCGTGCGGCGCTGACCGGTGCGCTCTCAATCATTGTCGCTACCCCGTGCGCGGCCCCGTTTATGGCGGGTGCCATCGGCTACGCGCTGGTGCAACCGCCCGCCGTGGCGCTGGCGATATTCGTCGCACTGGCGCTCGGTTTTACCGCGCCGTTTACGCTGATTTCACTGTTTCCGGCGCTCGGCAAATGGCTACCGCGCCCCGGCGCGTGGATGAATACCCTAAAACGCGGGCTGGCCTTTCCGATGTTTGGTGCCTTCGGCTGGCTGGTGTGGGTACTGGCGCAACAAGCGGGAACGACGGCGCTGGCGGCTATTCTGGCTGCGGCCGTGGTGGTCAGTTTCGCCGCCTGGCTTTACGGCATGGTACAGCAGCGTCGGTTCGCCGGGCGCGGTCATAAAGTGCTGTTTGCGCTGACCGCAGCGCTACTGCTGGCCGCGATTGTTCCGCTGCCTTCGGTAGTGCAAAGCGGCGCGCCGCTTACGGCGAGCAATACGGTAGAAGAGGTCAAATGGTCGCCGCAAACCGTGGCGGATAATCGCGGCCACGGCAAGGCTATCTTTGTGAATTTCACCGCCTCCTGGTGCATAACCTGCCAGGTGAATGAAAAGACCTCGCTCTCGACACAAGCCGTGAAAGAGGCGCTGGCGAAAACCGGCACGCTGTATATGGTGGCGGATTCGACCAACTTTAATGCTGATATTGATGACGCGCTGAACGAGCTGGGGCAAGGCAGTTTGCCGCTGTATGTGGTCTACCCGGCGGACGGCAGCGCACCGCATATTTTACCGCAGGTGCTGACCCCCTCAATTGTCGTCAACGCGCTCACGCAGGCCAGCGGTAAAAAAACCTGA